The genome window CATGACCTCGGTGGATGTCCTCGATTTCAAAGACTCCAAGAGCTACAAGGACCGGATCCAGCAGGCGGTTGCCAAGGGGGGCTCGCGCGACGCGGTCATCTGCGGCGAGGGCGCCATTGAGGGTATCCCGGTGCAGATGGCGGTCTTCGACTTCTCCTTCATGGGGGGGAGCATGGGGAGCGTGGTGGGCGAGAAGATCACCCGCGCCATCGAGCGGGGGATCGAGAAGCGGACCCCGGTCATCATCATCTCCGCTTCGGGCGGTGCGCGGATGCAGGAAAGCATCCTGTCCCTGATGCAGATGGCCAAGACCTCGGCGGCCCTGGCCAAGCTCAAGGAGCTGGGGCTTCCCTATATTTCCATCCTGACCGATCCGACCACCGGCGGGGTGACCGCCAGCTTCTCCATGCTCGGCGACGTCAACATGGCCGAGCCCAAGGCACTCATCGGTTTCGCCGGCCCGCGGGTCATCGAGCAGACCATCCGCCAGAAGCTCCCCGAAGGGTTCCAGCGGGCCGAGTATCTCCTGGACCATGGCATGGTCGACGTCATCGTGGAGCGCAAGGAGATGCGGGCGAGCCTCGCCCGGATACTTTCCATGCTGTATCGCGGCTGACTCCCGTTCCCGACCGGGATACGCACGAATGGGGCCGGTTCGTTGACCGGCCCCTTTTTCGTGCCAGGTCAAATCAGTGGACATTTATCCTTCCATTTCCTATAATTCCGGCCAGCAATGACCTACGGGGAGATCCTGGCACATATCTACGGCCTGCGGCGCTTCGGCATCAGGCCGGGACTCGAACGGATCGCCACTCTCCTCCAGCGGCTCGGCAACCCCCAGGAACGGCTCAGGGTCGTCCATGTGGCCGGGACCAACGGCAAGGGGTCAACGGCCGCCTTTCTGGCTTCCATTCTGGCGGAGGGGGGATACCGGGCAGGACTTTTCACCTCTCCCCATCTCACCCGCTTCACCGAACGGTTCAGGGTCAACGGCAGGGAGATCGCCGAGGAGAGCGCCGCGCGCGTGGCCGGGCAGGTCCTGGCAAACGCGCCGGAAGGAACCACCTTTTTCGAGGTGGTGACGGCCATGGCGCTGCTCCATTTCGTCGAGGAAGGGGTTGACGCGGCGGTTCTCGAAGCGGGAATGGGAGGCGGTGCCGATGCCACGAGCGCAGCCACGGGAATCCTGACGGTCATCACTCCCGTTGCCCTCGACCATTGCGAGTGGCTGGGCGACACCATCCCGGCCATCGCCCGGGAGAAAGCAGGCCTCATCAGGGCCGGCCGGCCCGTGGTCCTTTCGCGCCAGCCGGCTGGAGCCCGTGACGTCTTCATTGAGCGCGGTCGCAGCCTGGGGGCTCCCCTGGTATGCTTCGGTGCTGATTTTTCCGCCGCGTGGGATGAATCGTCCCTCGCCTATGACGGGTTGTCGCTTCAGCTTGCGGGCCTGCGGCCCGGCATCGGCGGCCGCTATCAGTCGGCGAACGCAGCCACGGCCCTGGCCGCCGCCGAGATCCTGGCCGATAACGGCTTCCGCCTCGACTCCTCCGCGCTACGGGCGGGCATCGATGCGGCCCGTTGGCCCGGCAGGATGGAACTCTTGTCCGGCGCCCCGCGGGTGCTGCTGGACGGCGCCCACAATCCCGACGGTGCCCGGGCGCTCGCCGACTCGCTGACCGATTATCCCCGACAACGCCTGATCGTGGTGACCGGCGTCATGTCTGACAAGGATGCGGCGGGGATTCTCGCCCCTGTTCTGCCCCTGGCCCATGAGGTGGTGGCGGTCACGCCCGCGGTTGAGCGGAGCCTTGATGCCGGACGCCTCGCTGAACTGTGCCGGGAGAAAGGGCTCAATGCCGTTGCCGGCGGCACCGTAGCCGAGGGGCTCGATCTCGCCCGGCAGCGGGCCGGCGCACAGGATCTCATTCTCGTCTGCGGCTCCCTCTTCACGGTGGGCGAGGCACGGGCGATTCTTCTCTCGCAGCGATACGAGCCGTTTCGCGGCTGACCGGCAACCGGCCATGCCGCTCATGTGCAGTTAACGACCCGGACACGGAAACCGTCCATGCCATTGAATCCCATCCGTATAGCTGGAGGCATCGTTCTCGCGCTGCTCCTGGCCCCGCCCCACGCGGCCCGGGGCGCTGGCGGGGGCGAGGAGCCGTTCTACCTCGATGCCGACACCCTGACCCATGAGGCGGCCGGCGACACGGTGGAGGCGAGCGGCAACGTGCGGATCAGGGGGAGGGGGATGACGCTCCTCTCGGACCGGGCGTTCCTGTTCGGCGACAAGGAGGAGGCCGAGGCCCGGGGGAACGTGATCCTCATGCGCGATGGCGATACCCTGCGCGCGGACCGGATCCGGCTCAACTACCGGACCGACACCGGCGTGGTGGAAAACG of Geobacter anodireducens contains these proteins:
- a CDS encoding acetyl-CoA carboxylase subunit beta gives rise to the protein MAWFKRDKAPGAADKKVKVPEGLLTKCVSCKENLLTKDLEKNINVCPKCGHHYRISARQRIDLLLDPGSFTEYDAVMTSVDVLDFKDSKSYKDRIQQAVAKGGSRDAVICGEGAIEGIPVQMAVFDFSFMGGSMGSVVGEKITRAIERGIEKRTPVIIISASGGARMQESILSLMQMAKTSAALAKLKELGLPYISILTDPTTGGVTASFSMLGDVNMAEPKALIGFAGPRVIEQTIRQKLPEGFQRAEYLLDHGMVDVIVERKEMRASLARILSMLYRG
- a CDS encoding bifunctional folylpolyglutamate synthase/dihydrofolate synthase, which produces MTYGEILAHIYGLRRFGIRPGLERIATLLQRLGNPQERLRVVHVAGTNGKGSTAAFLASILAEGGYRAGLFTSPHLTRFTERFRVNGREIAEESAARVAGQVLANAPEGTTFFEVVTAMALLHFVEEGVDAAVLEAGMGGGADATSAATGILTVITPVALDHCEWLGDTIPAIAREKAGLIRAGRPVVLSRQPAGARDVFIERGRSLGAPLVCFGADFSAAWDESSLAYDGLSLQLAGLRPGIGGRYQSANAATALAAAEILADNGFRLDSSALRAGIDAARWPGRMELLSGAPRVLLDGAHNPDGARALADSLTDYPRQRLIVVTGVMSDKDAAGILAPVLPLAHEVVAVTPAVERSLDAGRLAELCREKGLNAVAGGTVAEGLDLARQRAGAQDLILVCGSLFTVGEARAILLSQRYEPFRG